A genomic region of Capnocytophaga canimorsus contains the following coding sequences:
- a CDS encoding helix-turn-helix transcriptional regulator has translation MENEIIINKLNRIEKYIFGLKEILTVEELAEYTGFRQSYIYKLVHTGSIPYSKPNGKKLFFSRKEIDEWLLRNRHKSLEDIETEAIEYVFNKNQKSAL, from the coding sequence ATGGAAAACGAAATCATCATTAACAAACTAAACCGAATAGAGAAATATATATTCGGACTGAAAGAAATTCTTACAGTAGAGGAACTCGCAGAATATACTGGATTCAGACAGTCGTACATTTATAAGTTAGTACATACTGGAAGTATTCCGTATTCTAAACCTAATGGCAAAAAATTATTTTTCTCAAGGAAAGAAATAGATGAGTGGCTACTTAGAAATAGGCATAAATCATTAGAAGATATAGAGACAGAGGCGATTGAATATGTGTTTAATAAAAATCAAAAATCAGCCTTATGA